One window of Verrucomicrobiia bacterium genomic DNA carries:
- a CDS encoding ATP-binding cassette domain-containing protein: MPDNVVEIRNLSKVYAQGEIQVTALNDISLNIERGEFLTLMGPSGSGKSTLLHIIAGIDRPTGGECRVQGVDVTQLNESQLADWRNQNVGFVFQTFNLIPVLTAFENVELPLLLTQLSRRQRQELVHTALEIVGLADRARHLPRQLS; the protein is encoded by the coding sequence ATGCCAGACAACGTTGTTGAAATCCGCAACCTTTCCAAAGTCTATGCCCAGGGTGAAATCCAGGTGACGGCACTCAATGACATTTCGCTGAACATTGAACGCGGCGAGTTTCTCACGCTCATGGGACCTTCAGGCTCGGGCAAATCCACACTGCTCCACATCATTGCGGGCATCGACCGCCCGACGGGTGGTGAATGCCGCGTGCAAGGGGTGGACGTCACGCAATTGAATGAATCGCAACTGGCAGATTGGCGGAATCAAAATGTGGGATTCGTGTTCCAAACATTCAACCTCATCCCCGTGCTCACCGCGTTTGAGAATGTCGAGCTTCCGCTGTTGCTCACGCAGTTGTCCCGGCGTCAGCGACAGGAACTGGTCCATACCGCGCTCGAAATCGTCGGACTGGCCGATCGCGCGCGGCATCTGCCCAGGCAGCTCTCAG